A window from Malassezia japonica chromosome 1, complete sequence encodes these proteins:
- a CDS encoding uncharacterized protein (EggNog:ENOG503NUN0; COG:E; TransMembrane:12 (i78-95o107-135i156-177o189-207i219-241o261-282i303-323o358-383i404-423o429-453i474-496o516-536i)): MRIVKNWIDGFKPAVEGYGRDPSYAIENPEHSPSEKPTEMLGKEDYSNTAVAVKTEDGGVAFVPEKTALKRSLQGRHIQFIALGGSIGTGLFIGSGENLATGGPGSLMLGFIIVAVMLICIIFSLGELAAVLPVTGAFSTYATRFIDPSWGFAMGYNYWLQWFVSLPLELTAAAMIIKYWDKDQVVSPGVWIAIGFLIITAINFFGVRGYGEFEFGASFIKVIGCIGFIICAIVIDCGGSPSGYYMGARGWHSEAGAFTNGFKGFCSVFITAAFAFAGTELIGLAAAETSNPRRQLPRACKQVIFRVLIFYILSLFMITLIVAPNEPTLMSATTSDDPQASPFVIAIQMGQIKALPAIFNAVILISSLSVGNASVYGASRTLLSMAEQGLAPKFFRYIDREGRPLPAVVLSLLFGLIGFLVYADNESTIFNWLLAISGLAAIFTWGTIAVVHIRFRAAWKRQGNTLAMLPWASPLGLIGSYIGLVLNILVICASFYAYAWPVGEGEMNASDRAYNFFYGMISLPVVIVFFVVHKLWSRSRFVRLDEIDIHTGRRDPVSLEVLEQERAEDRARPIGVKILDFFI, translated from the coding sequence ATGAGGATCGTTAAAAATTGGATTGACGGCTTCAAGCCAGCCGTCGAGGGTTACGGCAGGGATCCGAGCTATGCCATCGAGAACCCTGAGCATTCCCCCTCGGAGAAGCCCACCGAGATGTTGGGAAAGGAGGACTACTCCAACACGGCTGTCGCTGTCAAGACCGAAGATGGCGGTGTGGCATTCGTCCCTGAAAAGACGGCGCTAAAGCGCAGTCTGCAAGGTCGTCACATTCAGTTTATTGCCCTGGGTGGCAGTATCGGAACGGGTCTGTTTATCGGTTCCGGTGAAAATCTTGCGACGGGTGGCCCGGGTTCGCTGATGCTAGGCTTCATCATCGTCGCTGTCATGCTTATCTGCATCATCTTTAGTCTCGGTGAGCTTGCCGCCGTACTGCCTGTGACGGGTGCCTTCTCGACCTATGCTACTCGCTTTATTGACCCTTCGTGGGGTTTTGCCATGGGGTACAACTACTGGCTGCAATGGTTTGTCTCGCTGCCGCTTGAATtgacggcggcggcgatgaTCATCAAATACTGGGACAAGGACCAAGTCGTGTCTCCTGGTGTATGGATCGCGATTGGTTTCCTGATCATTACTGCCATCAATTTCTTTGGTGTCCGCGGCTACGGTGAATTTGAGTTTGGAGCTTCCTTTATCAAGGTCATTGGTTGCATTGGCTTCATCATCTGTGCCATTGTTATTGACTGCGGTGGCAGCCCGAGTGGTTACTACATGGGTGCCCGGGGCTGGCACTCGGAGGCCGGCGCATTTACCAATGGATTCAAGGGCTTCTGCAGTGTGTTTATTACAGCTGCCTTTGCCTTTGCGGGTACGGAGCTGATCGGTCTGGCGGCTGCTGAGACCTCGAACCCCCGCAGGCAGCTCCCTCGCGCATGCAAGCAGGTTATTTTCCGTGTTCTGATTTTCTACATCCTTTCGCTGTTCATGATTACGCTAATTGTGGCTCCCAACGAGCCCACTCTCATGAGTGCTACTACGAGTGACGATCCGCAGGCCTCGCCTTTCGTGATTGCCATCCAGATGGGTCAAATCAAGGCGCTTCCTGCCATTTTCAACGCGGTTATTCTTATTTCGTCGCTCTCGGTCGGTAACGCGTCCGTGTATGGTGCCAGCCGTACCCTGCTTTCCATGGCTGAGCAGGGTCTTGCGCCCAAGTTCTTCCGCTACATTGACCGCGAGGGCCGTCCCCTTCCTGCTGTCGTCCTTTCGCTGCTCTTTGGCCTGATTGGTTTCCTGGTGTACGCTGACAACGAGTCTACCATTTTCAACTGGCTCCTGGCCATTTCGGGTCTCGCTGCGATTTTCACTTGGGGCACGATCGCCGTCGTGCACATCCGCTTCCGTGCTGCCTGGAAGCGGCAAGGCAACACGCTTGCGATGCTGCCGTGGGCCTCGCCGCTTGGCTTGATTGGCTCGTACATCGGCCTCGTGCTCAACATCCTCGTCATCTGTGCCTCGTTCTACGCATACGCATGGCCCGTGGGCGAGGGCGAAATGAACGCGAGCGATCGCGCCTATAATTTCTTCTACGGCATGATTTCGCTGCCGGTTGTCATTGTGTTCTTTGTTGTCCACAAGCTCTGGTCGCGCAGCCGGTTTGTGCGCCTTGACGAAATTGATATCCACACCGGTCGTCGCGACCCGGTCTCGCTCGAGGTCctggagcaggagcgcgctGAAGACCGCGCCAGGCCAATTGGCGTCAAGATCCTAGACTTCTTCATCTAA
- the COQ4 gene encoding Ubiquinone biosynthesis protein (EggNog:ENOG503NU03; BUSCO:EOG092643VB; COG:H), protein MRGLVRVGGAARGVRALHVSAARLGDRHAHEEHEKPGYAIHAPFWERALLGAGSALGLLVNPSRGDLLSVLTQVSSYPNIDRLVQQMRQTHEGRRLMAARPSINSRTIDLPALWALPDDTFGKEWVRWLKANNVGPDGRCEARYMPTLETRYVIQRYRETHDFYHVLLGMPTSTLGETVVKYFEMAHMHLPVAALSALGGSLRLVNDDRRALFAKENATLTAQLQSLAPWAVRLGRNIRLPLIGIEWEKRWEQPLDELRVELGLDEPPPVVLDTMAPPRAPARPRATVAGRRFQGWPSKVWERHGPKDPRWST, encoded by the coding sequence ATGCGGGGCCTCGTACgagtcggcggcgcggcgcggggcgtgcgtgcgctgcacgtttcggcggcgcgcctgggCGACCGGCATGCACACGAAGAGCACGAGAAGCCTGGCTATGCGATCCACGCGCCGTTCTgggagcgcgcgctgctcggcgcaggcagcgcgctcggcctgctcgtgAATCCCAGCCGCGGCGACCTGCTCTCGGTCCTGACGCAGGTGTCGTCCTATCCGAACATTGATcggctcgtgcagcagATGCGCCAGACGCACGAGGGCCGCCGCCTGATGGCCGCGCGCCCGTCGATCAACTCGCGCACGATCGATCTCCCGGCGCTGTGGGCGCTGCCGGACGACACGTTCGGCAAGGAGTGGGTGCGCTGGCTCAAGGCGAACAACGTCGGACCGGACGGCCGCTGCGAGGCACGGTACatgccgacgctcgagacgcgATACGTCATCCAGCGCTACCGCGAAACACACGACTTTTACCACGTCCTCCTCGGCatgccgacgtcgacgctcggcgagacggTCGTCAAGTACTTTGAAATGGCACACATGCACCTCCCagtcgccgcgctctcggcgctcggcggctcgctgcgcctcgtgaACGACGACCGCCGTGCCCTCTTTGCCAAAGAGAATGCAACGCTcaccgcgcagctccagtcgcttgcgccgtgggccgtgcgcctcggacgcAATATCCGCCTGCCGCTGATCGGCATCGAGTGGGAAAAGCGCTGGGAgcagccgctcgacgagctccgcgtcgagctcggcctcgacgagccgccgccggtcgtgctcgacacCATGGCGccgccacgcgcgccggcacggccgcgcgccaccgtcgccggccgccgcttCCAGGGGTGGCCGAGCAAGGTCTGGGAGCGCCACGGGCCAAAGGATCCACGCTGGTCTACATAG
- a CDS encoding uncharacterized protein (EggNog:ENOG503NV93; TransMembrane:4 (i376-398o404-425i446-467o487-508i); COG:P), which translates to MSGEPEPHDPRAKLDRHEAGSRPARKARTNAEFVLGYAEESPETSRSRAPPEKGTSVQEGRAPRHSRRFGRPDRNSSEDSIANMPRNDSIRSLQALQHLMDHRSGYYEEARKDSAALNAMSNPGLREFYEEQNEVLDGWREVDEVLESQFPMEVMRRFSVPTFSMPHFRPELFLSSRRNVTSPRQVEDDDGYATDEESDSIWTHPFSHNSHRRQRRISERALTSLSGFFNMEQNALARSMASVRSDTGPESSPERAIGFGQHIRQSHDASKLVDLQEEGDGAEMKDEPKPTEGTPLMANKRDKQDRSLVRQVLSANPAVTGIPATEQPENAEAALNGAAAKTRDMVWTKADRDRNDLLQNVPTHQRKLDSDSFVQMYINVNLAINFVLVLGKVVAVFSSNSVSLMASLVDSALDLLCTVVIFMTSKATAYRSWNTFYKYPVGKRRLEPLGVLIFSVLMVVSFLQVLLESINRLLTVMHHKYGTDSGLPPIGIFFMVLTIVIKSVMWVWCRHSKNSSVRAIAQDSENDVMFNIFSLVFPMLDKYLGWHVLDPIGGGLLSLYIISEWVATLADTTSKLTGKVASAQDVSRCLYLVSRFSLVQAISGFELYHAGDTMVAEVDVVLPLSFQLKEAHDLGEIITYCIESLSGIERAYIHLDYNPAGQSGHIGQRG; encoded by the coding sequence ATGAGCGGCGAGCCCGAACCGCACGACCCTCGCGCGAAGCTCGACCGCCATGAGGCAGGCAGCCGTCCTGCACGGAAAGCGCGTACGAATGCCGAATTTGTTCTAGGCTATGCCGAAGAGTCGCCCGAgacgagccgctcgcgggCACCGCCCGAAAAAGGGACGTCCGTGCAAGaaggacgtgcgcctcgccactCGCGGCGTTTTGGTCGGCCGGACCGTAACTCATCCGAGGACTCGATTGCAAACATGCCGCGCAATGACTCGATCCGGAgcctgcaggcgctgcagcacctgATGGATCATCGCTCTGGCTACTACGAGGAAGCGCGCAAAGACTCTGCGGCGCTGAACGCGATGAGCAACCCCGGCCTGCGCGAATTTTACGAGGAACAAAACGAAGTGCTGGATGGATGGCGCGAGGtggacgaggtgctcgagagCCAGTTCCCTATGGAAGTCATGCGCCGATTTTCGGTCCCTACTTTCTCCATGCCGCATTTCCGTCCGGAGCTCTTCctctcgtcgcggcgcaaTGTTACGTCACCCCGTCAAGTCGAGGATGATGATGGGTATGCGACCGATGAGGAGAGTGATTCGATCTGGACGCATCCCTTCTCGCACAATTCGCAccgccggcagcgccgcatcagcgagcgtgcgctcacGTCCCTCTCTGGATTTTTCAATATGGAGCAGAATGCGCTCGCACGCAGTAtggcgtcggtgcgcagcgacacggGCCCTGAGAGTTCGCCCGAGCGTGCGATTGGATTTGGACAGCACATTCGCCAGAGCCACGATGCGAGCAAACTGGTCGATTTGCAGGAGGAGGGCGATGGCGCCGAGATGAAGGATGAGCCGAAACCGACCGAAGGTACGCCGCTCATGGCAAACAAGCGCGACAAGCAGGACCGCAGTCTTGTGCGCCAGGTCCTCAGCGCCAACCCGGCCGTGACAGGCATCCCCGCCACCGAACAGCCCGAGaatgccgaggcggcgctcaacGGAGCGGCGGCCAAGACGCGCGACATGGTGTGGACCAAGGCAGACCGTGACCGGAACGACCTGCTTCAAAATGTGCCGACGCACCAGCGCAAGCTGGACTCGGACTCGTTTGTGCAGATGTACATCAACGTGAATCTGGCCATCAACTTTGTTCtggtgctcggcaaggtcgTCGCCGTCTTTTCGTCCAATTCCGTGTCGCTGATGGCGAGCTTGGTGGACAGTGCGCTGGATCTGCTCTGTACGGTCGTCATCTTTATGACGTCAAAAGCGACGGCCTACCGGAGCTGGAACACGTTTTACAAATACCCCGTCGGCAAACGGCGTCTGGAACccctcggcgtgctcatCTTTAGCGTGCTGATGGTGGTGTCCTTTTTGcaggtgctgctcgagtcgATCAACCGTCTTTTAACGGTGATGCACCACAAGTACGGCACCGACAGCGGCCTCCCCCCAATTGGTATATTTTTCATGGTCCTCACGATTGTCATCAAGTCGGTGATGTGGGTGTGGTGCCGGCACAGCAAGAactcgagcgtgcgtgcgatTGCGCAAGACTCGGAAAACGACGTGATGTTTAACATCTTCTCGCTCGTCTTCCCGATGCTCGACAAGTACCTCGGCTGGCACGTCTTGGACCCGATCGGCGGTGGCCTGCTCTCCCTGTACATTATCTCGGAGTGGGTCGCGACGCTGGCCGATACTACCTCGAAGCTCACCGGCAAGGTTGCGAGCGCGCAGGACGTGAGTCGCTGCCTGTATCTTGTTTCGCGCTTCTCGCTGGTGCAGGCGATCTCGGGCTTTGAGCTGTACCATGCCGGCGACACGatggtcgccgaggtggACGTTGTGCTTCCCCTCAGCTTCCAGCTGAAAGAGGCccacgacctcggcgagatTATCACCTACTGCATCGAGAGCCTCTCCggcatcgagcgcgcctACATTCACCTCGACTACAACCCCGCCGGCCAATCAGGGCACATTGGCCAACGTGGATAG
- a CDS encoding uncharacterized protein (TransMembrane:1 (i58-78o); COG:S; EggNog:ENOG503NUQU): MVATRAWIAARGIGLQAAPRAALRARMAPIPMRRIEPVRVQARHASTARPLGTVSVKAGVLFAGLTALAFGLTVYGVWEYLAAFRVWPKELREPLRAALKAKNRGNLARSAKKFREALDIARSLEPRVLGADPVLKISGIAIALSDVLEQDNKFQDAALVYLDALDEVLGRGAYAADAAPPRTALERMRAVGLAQKIGDLAEHNGAVVPAFDDGVGRKTNDPAEGYLSWSVDELLRLLRSERAQGEEPTLLSELHLPPWVAKQDIGASVEALGAFYAARGVAEYAVPLYLQAISILLPAAGTGQKSAPPTVAERCRAAILMNNISQVLAQGKRPALPEGAPAPSASPLDQASAWATKGLDLATITSYRAGFLSSLPDDEQEWLLRFSGFDPAKVGLAPVVEAQNTERFDQVKNQCLGTQFVLLYNLAMYHEMRSDQDTARTLFRRAMRHADRLGLREARAQCARSLARMDRK; encoded by the coding sequence ATGGTGGCAACGCGTGCATGGATCGCCGCACGGGGCATCGGCTTGCAAGCCGCGCcccgtgctgcgctgcgcgcacgGATGGCGCCAATTCCAATGCGCCGCATTGAGCCGGTGCGTGtgcaggcgcgccacgctagcactgcgcggccgctcggcacTGTGTCGGTCAAGGCCGGCGTCCTATTTGCGGGTCTCACGGCTCTTGCGTTCGGCCTGACGGTGTACGGCGTGTGGGAGTATCTTGCCGCGTTCCGTGTGTGGCCcaaggagctgcgtgagccgctgcgtgcggccctCAAGGCCAAGAACCGCGGAAACCTCGCGCGGAGCGCCAAAAAGTTCCGCGAAGCGCTCGACATTGCCCGCTCCCTCGagccgcgcgtgctcggcgcggatcCCGTGCTGAAGATTTCCGGTATTGCGATTGCGCTTTCCGATGTGCTGGAGCAGGACAACAAGTtccaggacgcggcgcttgtctacctcgatgcgctggacgaggtcCTGGGCCGTGGCGCGTACGCAGCGGATGCTGCGCCCCCCCGCACCGCGCTCGAACGCATGCGTGCGGTTGGGCTCGCGCAAAAGATTGGTgatctcgccgagcacaaTGGGGCGGTCGTGCCTGCGTTTGacgacggcgtcggccgcaaGACGAATGACCCTGCTGAAGGCTACCTGTCGTGgagcgtcgacgagctcctgcgcctgctgcgcagcgagcgtgcgcaaggTGAGGAGCCTACTCTGCTCTCTGAGCTGCACCTCCCTCCGTGGGTCGCCAAGCAGGACATTGGCGCAagtgtcgaggcgctcggtgcgttctatgcggcgcgtggcgtcgccgagtacgccgtgccgctctACCTGCAGGCCATCTCGATTCTGCTGCCGGCTGCCGGTACGGGCCAGAagagtgcgccgccgaccgtcgccgagcggtgCCGTGCGGCGATCCTCATGAACAATATCAGCCAGGTGCTTGCGCAAGGCAAGCGTCCTGCGCTGCCCGaaggcgcgcctgcgccgagcgcctcgcccctCGACCAGGCGTCTGCGTGGGCGACCAAGGGTCTGGACCTCGCGACGATCACGTCGTACCGCGCCGGTTTCCTCTCGAGCCtgccggacgacgagcaggagTGGCTGCTGCGTTTCAGCGGTTTCGACCCTGCCAaggtcggcctcgcgccagTGGTCGAGGCGCAAAACACAGAGCGCTTCGACCAGGTGAAGAACCAgtgcctcggcacgcagtTTGTGCTTCTGTACAACCTCGCGATGTACCACGAGATGCGGAGCGACCAGGACACGGCACGGACGCTCTTCCGCCGTGCGATGCGCCATGCcgaccgcctcgggctgcgcgaggcgcgggcGCAGTGTGCGCGTTCGCTCGCTCGTATGGACCGCAAGTAG
- the CTU1 gene encoding cytosolic thiouridylase subunit Ctu1 (EggNog:ENOG503NVX5; COG:J; BUSCO:EOG09262IZ6) has translation MAPKLCALCEASRAVLRRPKTGQMVCKECFFYVFETEVHNTITSARLFSRGDRVAIGASGGKDSTVLAHVMKTLNERYDYGLELILLSIDEGITGYRDDSLETVKRNQEQYNMPLTVLGYKELYGWSMDDIVASVGRKNNCTFCGVFRRQALDRGAASLGVDHIVTGHNADDIAETILMNVLRGDIARLERCTEIITKGPELDEDAQGCGGGASFGGSGIKRSKPFKYAYEKEIVMYAYFKQLDYFSTECIYSPNAYRGYARTFLKDLESIRASSIIDIIHAGENLHVAGQVKRAVQRTCERCGYISSNALCKACVLLEALNRGNPALGIRSDKSRTVREERDENIGRTIPKWQGVQAASASANAW, from the coding sequence ATGGCGCCCAAGCTGTGTGCGCTGTGTgaggcgtcgcgcgcggtgctgcggcgccccAAGACCGGGCAGATGGTGTGCAAAGAGTGTTTCTTTTACGTGTTCGAGACAGAGGTGCACAATACCATAacgagcgcgcgcctttTTTCGCGgggcgaccgcgtcgcgatCGGCGCGAGTGGCGGAAAAGATTCGACGGTGCTTGCGCATGTGATGAAGACGCTGAACGAGCGCTACGACTATGGCCTCGAGCTGATTCTGCTGAGCATTGACGAAGGCATCACGGGCTACCGCGAcgactcgctcgagacCGTCAAGCGGAATCAGGAGCAGTACAACATGCCGCTGACCGTCCTGGGCTACAAAGAGCTCTACGGCTGGTCGATGGACGATATTGTCGCGAGTGTCGGGCGCAAGAACAACTGCACGTTCTGCGGCGTGTTCCggcggcaggcgctcgaccgcggcgcggcgtcgctcggcgtggaccACATTGTGACCGGGCACAATGCGGACGACATTGCCGAGACGATCCTCATGAACGTGCTGCGTGGCGAcattgcgcgcctcgagcgctgCACCGAGATCATTACCAAGGGCCctgagctcgacgaggatgcCCAGgggtgcggcggcggcgcatcgttcggcggcagcggcatcAAGCGCAGCAAGCCGTTCAAGTACGCGTATGAAAAAGAGATTGTGATGTACGCCTACTTTAAGCAGCTCGACTACTTTTCGACCGAGTGCATCTACTCGCCGAACGCGTACCGTGGGTACGCACGCACTTTTCTCAAGGACCTCGAGAGCAtccgcgcctcgagcattATCGATATTATCCATGCGGGCGAGAATCTGCACGTTGCGGGGCAGGTCAagcgcgcggtgcagcgcacctgcgagcgctgcggctACATCTCCTCGAATGCGCTGTGCAAGGCAtgcgtgctgctcgaggcgctcaacCGCGGAAAtcccgcgctcggcatccgcTCGGACAAGTCGCGGaccgtgcgcgaggagcgcgacgaaaACATCGGGCGGACGATTCCCAAGTGGCAAGGTGTCCAagcagcgagcgcgtcggcgaaTGCGTGGTAG
- a CDS encoding uncharacterized protein (EggNog:ENOG503NUN0; COG:E; TransMembrane:12 (i49-69o75-104i125-149o155-176i188-210o230-251i272-293o325-350i371-390o396-420i441-463o483-500i)) has protein sequence MSMASDHESYGNDRGSSALNEPQLEDNRGVYSTEDANLKRSLQGRHIQFIALGGSIGTGLFIGSGSPLADGGPGSLIVGFLTISILVITVVFALGELASVLPVTGAFSTYSTRFIDPSWGFAMGWVYWIGWITPLPLESIAAAMVIQYWDPHVKIPSGVWVAISLVIIAFINLFGVRGYGEFEFAASFIKVLGCIGFIICAIVINCGGSPSGQYMGAHTWHLAGGAFQNGFKGFCSVFTTAAFAFAGTELVGLAAAETADARRQLPRACKQVVFRVLLFYILSLFMVSLIVPYDDPRLQGGDYDTRTSPFVIAIKIGAIKVLPDIFNAIILISTLSVGNASVYASSRTLLALAMHDQAPKIFTYVDRNGRPLPAVLLALLLGPLGFLIYSSTEVEIFNWFVSLAGFNSIFAWISICWAHIRFRAAWKREGNTLRQLPWASPLGIIGSYVGFVFNLLVIIGTFYVSAFPIGEGEMTPKRRAHDFFLGMISLIFVIVLYLGHKFWTRSRFVRLEDFDIHSGRRDPVSEEVLEQERAEARQQSWWSKVMTFIF, from the exons ATGTCCATGGCTTCGGACCATGAGTCCTACGGCAACGACCGCGGTTCAAGCGCCCTGAACGAGCCCCAGCTCGAGGATAACAGAGGCGTTTACTCGACCGAAGATGCCAACCTGAAGCGCAGCCTGCAGGGGAGACACATCCAGTTTATTGCGCTGGGAGGAAGTATCGGAACGGGTCTGTTTATCGGATCTGGCTccccgctcgccgacggtgGGCCGGGGTCACTGATCGTCGGGTTCCTGACCATCTCGATCCTTGTTATCACTGTCGTGTtcgcgctgggcgagctGGCATCCGTGCTGCCAGTGACGGGTGCTTTCTCTACCTACTCTACACGGTTCATTGACCCTTCCTGGGGTTTCGCCATGGGCTGGGTGTACTGGATTGGCTGGATTACtccgctgccgctcgaaAGTATCGCGGCTGCCATGGTCATTCAGTACTGGGACCCCCATGTGAAGATACCAAGTGGCGTGTGGGTGGCCATATCGCTCGTCATCATTGCTTTTATTAACCTGTTTGGTGTGCGAGGTTATGGTGAATTCGAGTTCGCTGCCTCCTTCATCAAAGTTCTTGGATGCATCGGTTTTATCATTTGCGCCATTGTCATCAACTGCGGTGGCTCGCCTTCGGGCCAATATATGGGTGCGCATACGTGGCATTTGGCTGGCGGCGCTTTCCAGAACGGTTTCAAGGGTTTCTGCTCCGTTTTCACCACGGCTGCGTTCGCTTTTGCTGGTACCGAGCTGGTGGGTCTCGCGGCTGCCGAGACCGCCGATGCTCGGAGGCAGCTGCCCCGCGCCTGCAAGCAGGTTGTTTTCCGTGTTTTGCTCTTTTACATTCTGTCTCTGTTCATGGTCTCGCTTATCGTCCCGTACGATGACCCGCGTTTGCAAGGTGGAGATTACGATACCCGCACATCACCTTTTGTGATTGCAATCAAAATTGGCGCGATCAAGGTACTCCCCGACATCTTCAATGCCATTATTCTCATCTCAACCTTGTCTGTGGGTAATGCGAGTGTGTATGCGTCgagccgcacgctcctAGCCCTTGCCATGCACGACCAGGCACCCAAAATCTTTACCTATGTGGACCGCAACGGCAGGCCGCTTCCTGCCGTGCTTCTTGCACTCCTCCTGGGCCCGCTGGGATTTTTGATCTACTCCTCGACCGAGGTGGAAATCTTT AACTGGTTCGTGAGTCTGGCTGGTTTCAACTCCATCTTTGCCTGGATATCCATCTGCTGGGCGCACATCCGCTTCCGTGCTGCGTGGAAGCGCGAAGGAAATACACTCCGACAATTGCCATGGGCGTCACCTCTTGGCATCATCGGCTCCTATGTCGGGTTTGTTTTTAACCTTCTCGTCATCATTGGCACTTTCTATGTGTCGGCATTCCCCATCGGTGAAGGCGAAATGACACCTAAGAGACGTGCTCACGACTTCTTCTTGGGCATGATTTCGCTGATCTTTGTCATTGTACTTTACCTGGGTCACAAATTCTGGACGCGCAGCCGCTTTGTGCGTTTGGAAGACTTTGATATCCACTCTGGGCGCCGCGACCCTGTTTCCGAAGAGGTCCTGGAACAGGAGCGGGCCGAAGCACGGCAGCAATCTTGGTGGTCCAAGGTGATGACGTTCATTTTCTAA